TCGAATCGGCCAAACGCGCGATGGAGGAGGCCGACGTGCTTCTCGTCATCATCGACGCGCCGCGCGCGATAGAACGCAACGAGGTTCTGCCCGAAATGCTGGCGCCACTGCTCGCCGCTTCGACTCTCCCCGCGGTGGCGGCCATCAACAAAGTGGACCGCATCACCGACAAGATGGAACTGCTCCCCCTGATGGAGAAACTGCTCGCGGCGCATCCCTTCAAGGCGGTCGTGCCCATATCCGCGCTCGAGAACGACGGCGTCGACGCAGTGATCGCCGAACTGGTGCCGCTGCTGCCCGCGCATCCGGCCCTGTATCCCGACGATGTGCTCAGCGACCAGCCCGAACGCTTTTTTGTCAGCGAAATAATCCGCGAAAAAATCTTCGAGACCTTCCGTCAGGAGGTGCCGTACGCAACCGAGGTCTTCATCGCGGAATACACGGAAAAGAACGGCGTGGACGTGATCGCCGCCGACATACTTGTCGAGCGTGAGAGCCAGAAACGCATACTCATCGGCAAGGGCGGATCGGCGATCAAGGACATCGGCACGCGCGCGCGCGTCGACATCGAACAGTTTCTCGACCGCAAGGTGTACCTCGAACTGCACGTGAAGGTGCGCGAGGGCTGGCGCAACAACAGCGAGTGGGTGCGGCGTCTGGGCTACGACCTATAAACGGATACACGGATCCGAAATTACGTACTGGAGGAAGTCATGAAGGGGTCGGATCGGCGTCACTTTCTTGTTTCACTCGCCGCACTCGGCGCGGGTGCGGCACTGCGGCCGCGCGATGCAGCCGCGGCGTTGAATCGCGCGGCAGGTGGCGCGTCGATGATCGCGGTGGCGAGCGGCAACGGCCTTGGCGCCACGGCGAAAGCGATGGAACTGCTGCGCGGAGGAGCCGACGCTCTCGACGCCGTCATCGCGGGAGTGAATCTTGTGGAGGACGATCCCAAGGACGAGACGGTCGGACTCGGCGGTCTGCCGAACGAGGATGGCATTGTGGAACTCGATGCCTGCGTCATGCACGGTCCGACGGGCCGCGGTGCGGGTGTGGCCGCACTCCGCAACATCCGCAATCCCTCCAAGGTCGCGCGCCTTGTCATGGAGCGCACCGACCACGTCCTGATCGTCGGAGAGGGCGCGCTGCGATTTGCCCGTGCGCACGGCTTCGCCGAGGAGAATCTGCTCACCGACTCCTCCCGCCGCAAGTGGCTCGC
This region of Ignavibacteriota bacterium genomic DNA includes:
- the era gene encoding GTPase Era: MTELNDTPFRCGYAAIIGEPNAGKSTFINAVLGTRLSIVTSKPQTTRRRILGFHNGDNHQVLFVDTPGLVNPAYALQRSMLESAKRAMEEADVLLVIIDAPRAIERNEVLPEMLAPLLAASTLPAVAAINKVDRITDKMELLPLMEKLLAAHPFKAVVPISALENDGVDAVIAELVPLLPAHPALYPDDVLSDQPERFFVSEIIREKIFETFRQEVPYATEVFIAEYTEKNGVDVIAADILVERESQKRILIGKGGSAIKDIGTRARVDIEQFLDRKVYLELHVKVREGWRNNSEWVRRLGYDL